The sequence CCTCCTTCTTGCTGAGGGGGTGCTTGACCTTCAGCTCCATCATCACACCTCCAGCTCCTCGTAAATCCGCCTCACGCTCTCCCTTGGGTTCTCGCTCGCGTAGATTGAACGCCCCACGATGATGTAGTCGGCACCGGCCTTTAAAACCTCGCCCGCCTTTCCACCCTGGGCACCAACTCCGGGAGTGAGGATTTTGATTCCCGGTTTGAGCTTCGAGCGGATATACGCTACCCTTTCAGGCCTCGTGGCGGGGGCTATGACACCAAAGGGTTTAAGATGGTTGGCGAGCTCTATTAGCTTGTCCGTCACGGGCTGGATGAACTCCCTCGCCCCTGGGTGGCTCATCTCGACGACGATTATTGTCTTCCCGAGCTCCATGACAGCCCGAACGCTGTCGCTCCCGACAAAGCTGTGCGCTATGATGTAATC is a genomic window of Thermococcus guaymasensis DSM 11113 containing:
- the pyrF gene encoding orotidine-5'-phosphate decarboxylase, whose product is MGDSRLILALDVYERERALQIARETADYLWAIKVNWPLIIGSGLGIVTELKEETGLPVIADLKLADIPNTNRLIAGRVFEAGADYIIAHSFVGSDSVRAVMELGKTIIVVEMSHPGAREFIQPVTDKLIELANHLKPFGVIAPATRPERVAYIRSKLKPGIKILTPGVGAQGGKAGEVLKAGADYIIVGRSIYASENPRESVRRIYEELEV